The window GTCTTTTGCAAGATCGAGGGCACGTCGCGCCCGGTCGACCTCGCGGCCCATGCCGCTCCGGATGACCTCTTTTCCAGCGAGCATCGGCTCGACGAGGTCGAGATAGAACCCGTTGCCGATGACGCAGTCGGCCTCGCCGAGGGCTTTGAGCGCCCGGGGCGTCATCTGCAGCAGGTCGCCGGGACCGGTCCCGACGATATATAGTCTTCCACTCCTATCGCGCGATTGCAACGGTAACACTCCCATAAGTCTGCTTGGCAAGCACCAGTTCCTTCCTCTTCGAGGCTGCAAGAGCCGCGGGTTCCGCAACCCCGGAAAGCCCGATCAGATCGGCTCGCGAGGGCGACGGGGCCGCCTCTGCATTCAGCGTCTCGTCGTCGAAGAAGACGAGGTTTCCCCCGAGCTCCGCGACGGCCTCAAGAAGCCCTGTCTCGTGACGCTTCTTTGCCGTCGTCGCGTAGACAAGAACCTCGCTCTCCGTGATCCCGACAGCCTCGAGAGCCCGCCGGGCGGCCTCCACCACCTCGGGCGCCCCGACGCCCTTGCGGCACCCAAGGCCGACGACGTACTCCCCCTTCCGGACGAGGAGGGCGACCCCCGGACCCGCGACGACGATCCCGGTCCCGGTCACCGTATAGAGAGGGACGTCGCCGTCCAGGATCGCGGCGTTCACCGCCCGGGTGGAGGAGCGGTTCACGACGTCGCACCCCGTGCGAGTGGCTATCCCCTCGACAGACTCGCGGCCGCATGCCTCGGTCGCGGTCGTGATCACCGGCGTGACCCCGAGAGCGGCAAGTTCCCGGGCAAGATCGTTTGCGCCGTGGTGCCCCCCGACGACCGGGACGGCGTAGCGGAGGTCGGGGCCGACCACCACCACCGCGGGGTCCCGCCACTTGTCGGAAAGGAGCGGTGCGATCCCCCGGACGGCTATTCCGGCCGACATCAGGGCGACGATCCGATCGTAGGCAGAAAATGCCGTCCGGAAGACTTCCGGACCGTAGGGCAGAAGATCTGCGCCGAGCGCATCGGCAAGCCGGCGGGCTTTGGGGAGGAACCGCTCGAGGGCGATCACCACAGTCCCGGTCATGAGTAGAGGACCGACCTCCCGTAGCCCGAGGCCGCCCCAACGACCGCCTTCCCGATGATGATCAGCGCCGTCCGCTCGATCCCGGCCTCCCGGGCCTTTGCAGCGATATCAGCCACCGTCCCCCGGATGACCTTCTGGTCGGGCCAGGATGCGTGGTAGACAACAGCCGCCGGGGTCTCCGGCGGGCACTCCACCCGGGCGAGGACCTCCTCCATCCGCTCGGTCCCGAGGAAGACCACCATCGTCTGCTCAAGCCGGGATAACTCCGGGATCAAGTCCTCTTCAAGCGTCGCCCCCGCCGGGCGGGTGACGACCAGCCCCTCGGAGACGCCGCGGAGGGTGAGTTGAGTCTTTAGGGCCGCTGCGGCCGCAAAGAGCGACGAGACCCCGGGGACGATCTCGGCCTCGATCCCGCGCCGTTCAAGCTCCGCCATCTGCTCGACGATCGCACCGTAGAGAGACGGATCGCCGGAGTGGAGCCGGACGACGAGTCTTCCCGCCCGGACGTGCTCCTCGATCGCATCCACGATCTCGGGTAGACTCATCCCCCAGCTGTCGAGTTTCACCTTCGCGCCGGACTCTGCAACCAGGGCCGGGTTCACGAGCGAGCCCGCGTAGATGAGGACGTCCGCCCGCCGGAGGAGGTCCATGCCGCGGACGGTGATGAGATCGGGCGCCCCCGGCCCCGCACCCACGATGTAGAACTTATGCATGCGACCGCCTCGCAAAGAGGATTGAGAAGTAGTCGCTCGTCTCGGGGAGTTCGTCCCCCCGGTAGACCCGCTGCTCTGGCAAAAACATCCGCTCGACGAGGACGAACTCCGAGTATCCCTCCTTTGAGAGGGAGGCCGCGAGCGCCGCGGGCCGTCTGACCTTCATGAAGATCCGGGACTCCGGTTCGCTCCCGTCCGAGACGAGGAACCCGCTGTTCACCGGGACGTTCGCGACGGAGGCAAACGCGGTGATGGAGCTGATCCCGGGCTCGGTCGCAAACGTGATCTCGGGGTAGCGGGATGCGATCACCTCACAGAGCCGGGAGAAGGTCGAGTAGAAGTTCGGGTCCCCGATGATCCCAAAGACCGCGAGACCGTCCTTTGCATACGGCGCGATCCGGGCGGCGTTCGCCTCAAGGCACTCCCGTATGTAGGCCTCATCGCTCGTCATCGGGAAGTCGAGGACAACGGCCTCGGGACGGTAAGGACGAACCAGTTCGTAGGCGAGGTTGCCGGGGACAAAGACCGCCGATGCTTCACGTAAAAGTCGGACCGCCCGGAGCGTCAGGAGCTCCGGGTCGCCGGGCCCGAGCCCCACGCCTACGAGCATCCGACACCTCCGACGATGATATAGACAGGATTTATGGGTTTAAACATCACCCCGCCGGCGATCCCGGCGGACCTGGAGACCTGGAGGTGAACGGCCTCTGAAAAGATCCCGAGACGCTGCATGCTCTCGATCGCCGATTGAAGCGTCCCGACCATCACCGCGTTCACGACGATCCTCCCCCTCACCTTCCCGGCAAGGAGGTTGAGGACCTCGGGCAGGCGGCGGGAGCCGCCGACGAAGGCGGCGTCGATCCGGTCGATCTTCGGGATGATCTCCACCGCGTCACCCTCGAAAAACTCGATATTCTCGGCGCCGGCGGCGGCGGCCTCGGCCCGGGCATACGCGATAGCCTCCGGCCGCCGATCAATTGCATAGACGCGTTCAGCCACGGCCGATGCGGCGATCGCGACCTTGCCTGTTCCGCACCCGACATCGACCACCCGGTCGCCCGGACGTAACCCGAGTTTTGCAAGCGAGACGGCCATGACTTCATCCTGCGTGGGTCCACCCTTCAGCCCCATAGCATCCCCGTTTCCCAGATGAATTTGTGTTAACTCATATTAAATAGACCAGTGGAGCACCCGTGTCCGGAGAGCACTGGAGGACCGACCATCGATCCAGCAACGGAAGCGAGGATTTCAATGCTGCAACTCACGCAAGGTGCATAAAGGTTTTTGCGGGACAGACGATAATATGAGTACAATGCTCAGGATAAACCGAGACAAGTGTGGATACTGCGGCACCTGCGTCGCAGTCTGCCCCGAGGATGCGCTCGAACTGATCGACGCGTACCTCAGCCTTGAGCGGGAATGCATCTCCTGTGGCACCTGCGCACGGGCATGCCCGCTTGGAGCACTGGAGGTAGTCCATGAAGAGTAAATACGACATCCTCGTCATCGGGGGCGGACCCGCAGGCGCGCTCGCGGCAAAGACCGCCGCCGAGGCAGGAAACTCGGTCTGCCTCATCGAGAAACGCCCTGCCATCGGCACACCGGTCCGGTGCGCGGAGGGAATCGGCAAAGAGCTCCTAAAAGAGTTCGTCAAACCCGATCCGCGCTGGATCTCCGCAGATATCGAGCGGGCCCGGCTCATCGCGCCGAACGGCACCACCATCGCCCTCGAACAGGACAGGGCAGGAAACGAGGTCGGCTACGTCCTCGACCGGAAAGTCTTTGACCGGGAACTCGTCTGGCAGGCTGCCGAGGCCGGGGCGGATGTGGCCGTCAAGACCCGGGCGACAGCGCCGATCATGGAGAACGGAGCCGTCCGGGGTGCGAACGTGATCTCGATCGGAAGGCCGGCAGAGATCCGGGCCGAGGTTGTCATCGCCGCCGACGGCACCGAGGCGCAGTTCGCCCGCCGGGCCGGGCTCGATACGGTCGTCCCCCTCCGGGAGATGATGAGCTGCGCTCAGTACCTGATGACGGATATCGATATCGACGCAGGATCCACCGACTTCTACCTGGGCAACGAGGTCGCGCCCGAAGGCTACCTCTGGGTCTTCCCGAAGGGCGAGCGGACCGCAAACGTCGGGATCGGCATCTCCGGCCGCAAGAGCCGCGACGGGTCCCGGGCAAAAGACTACCTCGACCGGTTTATCGCGAAGAACTTCCCAAACGGAAAGACGATTGAGGCGATCGTGGGCGGGGTTCCGGTCTGCCGGCCGCTCGCCTGCACGGTTGCCGACGGCCTCATCGTTGCCGGCGACGCAGCACGGGTCGTCGATCCCATCACCGGCGGCGGGATCGGGAACGCCATGTACACCGGAAGGCTCGCCGGTGAGGTGGCCACGGAGTGCATCGAGGCGGGCAACTGCTCGAAAGATGCGCTGATGCGCTACGACAGAGAGTGGCGTGCATCGAAGATGGGCGCGACCATCGAGCGGAATTACAAGGTCAAGGAGTACTTCGTCACCCTCGACGATGCGAAACTCAACACCCTCGCCGACTCGATCGCCAATATCAGCCTCAAGGAGTTCTCGGTCTCGGCGCTCATCAAGGAACTGATCAAGCGCAACCCGAAGATGCTCTTCGAGCTTAAAGCGCTTAAAGACGCTCTAGCCTGACCGTTTCAACTGTCGGGTGAGCGTCTTTATCGTATCACCTTCCGCCTCCTTTTTTGTAAAGACCGTTATGACGTCCCCGGGCCGAATACGGACGGCACCGCTCGGGATGATGAGATCGCCCCCTGCGCGCCGGATGGCGATGAAGACGAAGTCGCGGACCTCGAGTTCGCGGATCTCGTGGTCGACGATCGGCGCACCTTCCTCGGCAACGATCTCGAAGATGGTTCCTCCGGGGATCGAGGCGACCTGCTGGAGGTTAGGGCTTTTTGCCCAGTAATAGAGCCGGGTCGCCACCAGTTCGTCGGGATTTTCACTGATCTTCACACCGACCTCGTTGAAGAGGTCCGAGTGCTCTCTCTGGTTGACGATCGAGACGACGTTTCGGACGTTGTAACGCTTGGCGAGCCAGCAGGTCATCAGGTTCACGGCATCGTCGCTCGTGGTGGCCACCAGGGCGTCGGCCCGATCGATCCCGGCATCTTCGAGCACCGATTTGTCGGTCGCATTTCCGGTGATGGCGAGGACATCGTAGTGCTCCAGGATGTCGCTTGCACGCTCCTCGTCCTGATCGATCACCACCACAGAATCACCGGCGTTCACGGCGATCGCGGTCAAATTTCGGCCGATTCCGCCCAGGCCAACGATGATGGTGTACATCCATCTGGATTCGACCGTTGCCCTTGAAATATCTTGCGAATGAAACAGGAAGGTATGATCTGCGGGGTGGATGAAGCGGGGAAGGGTTCAGTCCTCGGCCCCATGGTTGTTGCCGCCGTCGGGTGCCGGGAGATTGAGGATATTGCCGCCCTCCCCGTCCGCGACTCAAAGGCCCTCCGACCGAAGCAGCGTGAGGAACTCTATGAGATCCTCCTTCGCGACTTCGCGATCTCGATCGTCACGCTTGACGCCGCCGGGATCGACGAGGCACGGACCAGAATGAGTATGAACGAGTGTGTGGCCGAACTCCACGCCGAGGCGCTCATGGGGCTCCGGCCGGAATCGGCCTATGTAGACGCATGCGACGTAAACGCCGAGCGTTACGGTCGAGCAGTCGCGGCCCGCCTGGACTACCCCTGCGAGATCATCGCCGAACACCGGGCCGACGCCCGCTATAAGATCGTCGGTGCAGCAAGCATCGTCGCAAAGGTCACCCGGGACCGGGCGATCGGGGAACTTGCGAAACAGTATGGAAAGATCGGGAGCGGCTACCCCTCGGA of the Methanoculleus thermophilus genome contains:
- the cbiG gene encoding cobalt-precorrin 5A hydrolase, giving the protein MTGTVVIALERFLPKARRLADALGADLLPYGPEVFRTAFSAYDRIVALMSAGIAVRGIAPLLSDKWRDPAVVVVGPDLRYAVPVVGGHHGANDLARELAALGVTPVITTATEACGRESVEGIATRTGCDVVNRSSTRAVNAAILDGDVPLYTVTGTGIVVAGPGVALLVRKGEYVVGLGCRKGVGAPEVVEAARRALEAVGITESEVLVYATTAKKRHETGLLEAVAELGGNLVFFDDETLNAEAAPSPSRADLIGLSGVAEPAALAASKRKELVLAKQTYGSVTVAIAR
- a CDS encoding cobalt-precorrin-4/precorrin-4 C(11)-methyltransferase; amino-acid sequence: MHKFYIVGAGPGAPDLITVRGMDLLRRADVLIYAGSLVNPALVAESGAKVKLDSWGMSLPEIVDAIEEHVRAGRLVVRLHSGDPSLYGAIVEQMAELERRGIEAEIVPGVSSLFAAAAALKTQLTLRGVSEGLVVTRPAGATLEEDLIPELSRLEQTMVVFLGTERMEEVLARVECPPETPAAVVYHASWPDQKVIRGTVADIAAKAREAGIERTALIIIGKAVVGAASGYGRSVLYS
- a CDS encoding cobalt-factor II C(20)-methyltransferase encodes the protein MLVGVGLGPGDPELLTLRAVRLLREASAVFVPGNLAYELVRPYRPEAVVLDFPMTSDEAYIRECLEANAARIAPYAKDGLAVFGIIGDPNFYSTFSRLCEVIASRYPEITFATEPGISSITAFASVANVPVNSGFLVSDGSEPESRIFMKVRRPAALAASLSKEGYSEFVLVERMFLPEQRVYRGDELPETSDYFSILFARRSHA
- the cbiT gene encoding precorrin-6Y C5,15-methyltransferase (decarboxylating) subunit CbiT, with the translated sequence MGLKGGPTQDEVMAVSLAKLGLRPGDRVVDVGCGTGKVAIAASAVAERVYAIDRRPEAIAYARAEAAAAGAENIEFFEGDAVEIIPKIDRIDAAFVGGSRRLPEVLNLLAGKVRGRIVVNAVMVGTLQSAIESMQRLGIFSEAVHLQVSRSAGIAGGVMFKPINPVYIIVGGVGCS
- a CDS encoding 4Fe-4S binding protein; translation: MLRINRDKCGYCGTCVAVCPEDALELIDAYLSLERECISCGTCARACPLGALEVVHEE
- a CDS encoding NAD(P)/FAD-dependent oxidoreductase — encoded protein: MKSKYDILVIGGGPAGALAAKTAAEAGNSVCLIEKRPAIGTPVRCAEGIGKELLKEFVKPDPRWISADIERARLIAPNGTTIALEQDRAGNEVGYVLDRKVFDRELVWQAAEAGADVAVKTRATAPIMENGAVRGANVISIGRPAEIRAEVVIAADGTEAQFARRAGLDTVVPLREMMSCAQYLMTDIDIDAGSTDFYLGNEVAPEGYLWVFPKGERTANVGIGISGRKSRDGSRAKDYLDRFIAKNFPNGKTIEAIVGGVPVCRPLACTVADGLIVAGDAARVVDPITGGGIGNAMYTGRLAGEVATECIEAGNCSKDALMRYDREWRASKMGATIERNYKVKEYFVTLDDAKLNTLADSIANISLKEFSVSALIKELIKRNPKMLFELKALKDALA
- a CDS encoding potassium channel family protein; this translates as MYTIIVGLGGIGRNLTAIAVNAGDSVVVIDQDEERASDILEHYDVLAITGNATDKSVLEDAGIDRADALVATTSDDAVNLMTCWLAKRYNVRNVVSIVNQREHSDLFNEVGVKISENPDELVATRLYYWAKSPNLQQVASIPGGTIFEIVAEEGAPIVDHEIRELEVRDFVFIAIRRAGGDLIIPSGAVRIRPGDVITVFTKKEAEGDTIKTLTRQLKRSG
- the rnhB gene encoding ribonuclease HII gives rise to the protein MKQEGMICGVDEAGKGSVLGPMVVAAVGCREIEDIAALPVRDSKALRPKQREELYEILLRDFAISIVTLDAAGIDEARTRMSMNECVAELHAEALMGLRPESAYVDACDVNAERYGRAVAARLDYPCEIIAEHRADARYKIVGAASIVAKVTRDRAIGELAKQYGKIGSGYPSDPTTIEFLRNYIKEYGNPPPCARRSWKTVAILSQRTLLDYQ